In the Parashewanella tropica genome, TCAAACATCTTTCAATTTATCATTAAGTTGCATATTCCAGTGTACAACTTATAGAACGCCACACTATATAATCCCTGCCCAAGGCAAAGGTAGCCGTCGTGAGCATTGAAAAGCAATATGACGTTGGATTAAACAACTTTCAGTAAAAAATCAATAAAACCAAGTGGTTATAGTTTTTATTTTTTCTTGAAAAAGAAGAAAAAAAATACTTTTTTTTGAAAAAAAAGATAAGTTGTTGAAAGATATCAAGAAAAAATTTTCAAAAAAAATAAAAAATTTTAAGGAACTTTAAGGGGAGATTTAGATTCACCCGATGTTAATATATATTTTTTTCTGAATTAATAGTCAATAAGATTAATTTTAATTAATAAAACAGTTAGTTATTAAGCAGCTTTAATTTAGATTTAATGTTTGTAGTAAGGGGGGCTTTGATGTTAATTGAAGCTACTTGAGCCAACCCGAAATCAACTTAGGCTGTCAAACTTAATGATAAAGAAGTTCATACCTTTTGATAATATGTTCACAGTTTTTGATAAACCTTGTCAATGTTTGGATAATTTGCATTATTTACTATTTGTGTCAATTTTTCTCTATACAAACAATGTACAGGGTCATTTAATTGCTCTAAAAGAAAGCGGCTTTTGAGTGTGGCATGACTTTCTCCATCTTGGTGGTGAAATAATGAGATTCGAGTCGGTAGTTCCAAAGAAAAGAGGTAGAAAGGTTTATTTTCGTCATTTATTTTGGTTGTGTATTCTTTAATTTCAACAACCTCTCCATGTCTAACGTATAGAAAAGGAGCTGTACTCATCCTTTCTTGAAGTAAAGGTCTACCCGCTAAATTAACTTTTGTATTAAATGGGCCTGCGACTTTATACTCAACCCTTGCCATATTTTTAGGTAAAAATACTGCAACAGATTCAATGCAAAAGTGATAGCCTTGATAGATAAAGTCGTCATGAGTTTGTTGTCTGCCTTTCTCGGCGACCTGATGAAGGTACTCTTCTAATATTTCGTCTTTTAATGGATCCGCCCATAGACAATCAGTGATTGCTTTACACCATGCCATTGCATTACCTTAATTTTTTCGATAAACATTGTTTAGCAGTAAAGCTGTTCTTTGGCAATGAGCTTAAAGCAAAGTTAACCTATAAGTAATTGATATGTTAAATAAAGGTTGTTGGTAAGTATTAGAAGGCAATTAGCTCTGTTTTCTAACAAAGCTAATCAGTCAGGGATTATTATGCGGCTTGATTATCAACATCTACCTGCCGAATCAGATAGTCGAAAGCACCTAACGAAGCCGTTGCACCACTGCCCATGGCAATAATAATTTGTTTATAGGCGCTATTGGTTACATCGCCACAAGCAAATACACCAGGAATATTAGTCTGACCTTGGTTATCGACAATGACTTCACCACGATTTGTAAGTTCGATTGAATCTAACCACTCTGTATTCGGCACTAAACCGATTTGAACAAAAACTCCTTCCAGCTCAACATGATGGCCATCGCCTGTGGCTCTGTCCGTATAGTTTAGACCCGCTACTTTGGTACCATTCCCTAGCACTTCAGTGGTTTGTGCTTGGGTAATAATGTTGATGTTGCCCATAGACTTGGCTTTGTTTTGCAGTACTTGATCGGCACGAAGCTTTGAATCGAACTCAAGCACCGTTACATGCTCAACAATACCGGCTAAATCAATGGCGGCTTCAATACCTGAGTTTCCTCCGCCAATTACCGCAACACGTTTACCTTTAAATAATGGACCATCACAATGAGGGCAATATGCTACACCTTTACCTCGGTATTCTTGTTCTCCGGGTACATTCATTTCACGCCAGCGAGCCCCCGTGGCTAATAAAACGGTCTTGCTTTGTACGCTGGCACCAGATTCAAGCTCAAGAGTAAAACCGTTATCGGTAAGCAGTTTATTGGCTCGCTGATCTTGCATAATGTCAACGTCATAATCTTTAACGTGCTCTTCTAGGTTTGCTACTAATTTAGGGCCTTCTGTAGCTTTCACTGAAATAAAGTTTTCGATGCCAACGGTTTCACTAACTTGACCGCCAAATTTGTCGGCGACGATACCCGTCTTTAATCCTTTGCGAGCGGCATAAATGGCAGCACTTGCTCCAGCAGGACCACCGCCAACAACAAGCACATCAAATTCATCTTTTTGATTAATTTTTTCTGCGGCTTTAGCCTCAGAATTTGTATCGAGTTTGGCTAATATTTCTTTGAGACTAATGCGCCCTTGACTGAAAGGTTCACCGTTTAAGAATACTGACGGTACAGCCATAATATTGCGATTATCGACTTCGTCTTGGTATACCGCACCATCGATCATCACATTGGTGATGTTTGGGTTGATAGACGACATCATATTCAAAGCTTGAATGACATCAGGGCAGTTTTGGCAGCTTAATGAGACGAAGGTTTCAAATTCGAAAGTACCTTCTAGTTGTCGAACTTGCTCGATAATGTCTTCATCTAGCTTTATTGGGTGACCACCAGAGTGAAGCAACGCCAATACTAAAGACGTAAATTCATGCCCTGTTGGAATGCCAGCAAAGATCATTCGACTTTGAGTTTCAGGAGAGTAAACGGTCATTTCTATAGCGCGTTTGCCAGATACTTCTTTAAGGCTGATCAAACTTGAAAGACTGGCTATTTCATTCGCCATTTCATTAAGTTGTTTTGCGGTAGCCGAAGAATCAACACTGACGTGAAGCTCAATTGGGCGACGCAAGTTTGATAGATAAGTGGAGAGTTGGTTTTTTAAATTGGTATCTAACATATCAAAGCCCTATAAAAATGCTGAGGGAAAAAGTGGGGCACTAAGGCTGGTGCCCCAAAAGGGTGAGATGGAAATCTAACTTAGATTTTGCCAACAAGATCTAGAGAAGGAGCAAGTGTTTCTTCACCTGGAGTCCATGCCGCTGGGCAAACTTCACCGTCATGAGTCGCAACATATTGTGCAGCTTGAATTTTACGAAGAAGCTCTTGAGCGCTACGACCAATACCTAAGTCATGAATTTCAGCGATTTTGATTTCACCTTCTGGGTTCGCTACAAAAGTACCGCGAAGTGCAACACCGTCTTCTTCAACTAATACACCAAAGTTGCGGCTAATCGCGCCCGTTGGATCACCAATCATTGGGAATTTGATTTTGTTAATGGTGTCAGAAGTGTCATGCCATGCTTTGTGAGTGAAGTGCTTATCAGTCGATACCGCGAATACCTCAACGCCCATATCTTGCAATTTAGCGTAGTGGTCAGCCATATCACCTAGCTCAGTTGGGCAAACGAACGTAAAGTCAGCTGGGTAGAAAAAAACAACAGACCATTTGCCTAGTAGATCTTGTTCAGTTAGCTCAACAAACTCACCGTTGTGGAAAGCAGTAGCTGCAAATGGTTTTAGTTTAGTGTTGATAAGAGATTGAGACATAATGTTGGCTCCAATTTATAAGTAAATTATTTGGCGAAGTGCCGTGTCGTTGAAGCAAATATTAGAGGCTTTGATTTATCTTGTATAACGGATAAAAATGATTGTTGTAATCGAGATTTTAGATTGTTGATTCTTAAAATCGATTAAGAGGAGAAAATAAGTAGCACGTCCTAGTTAGAGAAGCCAAGGGGTTTTATGCTAGATAAATTTTATCGTACTGATTATGTGAGAGTTGTTCAGACTCTGTTCGAAAAGAGTCAGTGAGTATTAAAGTAATGAGAAATATAAAACGCTAGAAAGACAAAAGCCTCGCATTGCGGCAAGGCTTTCTGGAATTTGGCAGGGGTGGCAGGACTCGAACCCGCAACCGTCGGTTTTGGAGACCGTTATCGACCCAAATTGGCTTAAACGAGCTTAGTCTAGCTCAATATGGATTTCTATACTTATCAGAAGCTTAAGTTTATATTTTTCACGGTTTCTTTTAGAGCGTTTTATGTAGGTTTTGACAAATTTTGTGGTCACAGGTTGAAATCTGGTCACACTGGTTTGTACATATTTGATACAAAAATAAGGGGGAGGAAGACGTAATTGTGCTTGGAATGATATTTTTAAACTTATTTTTTGCGCCAGAATCTTGGTTTTTGATTTCTACTTTTACCATCACGCCAGTAAATTTTCTTCAAATACGATTATAAATGTACTCTAACTTATTAAAAGCTCAAGCGTTATATGGAAAAAGATGTCATTCCCCTTCGCTATTTTTACTCGCATTACTTACGATTACACACTCATTTTGAAGTAACTTTGCGTGTACAGAAGTCAAAAATCCATGGTTTTATAAGAGACTTGAGCTGATTGACGTGCTGTAATGTTTACTTATTTTCTCCTTTTATAAAGGAGTTCTCTTGAATTGGGGCATTCCACATCATTATGCTGACCATATGTATGAAATAAAGCAGGGCGCTCGATGAGTATTTTTGCTGGTGTTTTTTTATCATGTGTTTCTCATTCGAATGTTTAAGCTCTAATCTTACAGCTCCTCTACCTTTCCTACCCTTTGGAGAAGCTATTTTCCCTACGACAGTATCAATACCAGAAAAAGCTGATGACCACTGCTTTTTTTGAGGTGAATGCTCCAGTAATAATGTAACGATACGCCATTTGCTTTTTGGGATGGCAAATGAAAAAGCACTGATAAATTGTGAGAGGTCTTCAGGAGAATTAAAGTAAACGCCGCTTCTGCTGCTACTCGTATTATCTAAACAATACTTAATTGCCTGAATAATATTTTCTCTATCTTCACTAAATTGAACCCTTGATTTAGATATTAATTTTGAAAGCCACTTGCTTTCATTTTTTTCAGTTGGCTTTGCTGGTAAAAATGAACCTTCGACAAATCTTAAACGAGGTTTTTTATATTTTGTCATTAACTGACGGAGTGCCATCGCATTGGCATACCATTTTTGAACTGTTTCTTGCTCTATCTGGAATTTATGACACACCTCAGTGGGTTCAATGCCATGATGAATATGCTGGAGTACGGCATAGCAGGTGCTTATTGATACAGTTTTTTGCTTGGTATTATTGAGTTTAATTTCACCACTAGAATGATTGTGTGGCAAAGCACTTGTTTGAGTAATATCTTGAATTTTTAGCCTTTGAATGAGGTATGGGAGAAAAAGTTTTATTGAAACGGTTTGGTTGTCAGACTGTGATAAAAGCAGTTGCCTTATGCCTCTCCTTGAACCTAGTCCCATCAATTTTATTTGCTTTTGTGTTGCAGTGAGTTTCATCTTGGATAGCTGGTGCCCTAGGATGATGTCACAAAAGTGAAAATAGTGAGAAAAGCAAACTTCAGGGCTTCCATGACCGTTAAATGCCGCAATAGCATAATATTGGTTACGTATCGTGCCTCCTATAATCAAATGGATGATTCTATCAATCTCAGTTTTTGAATACGGGACGGCTTCAGGGAGTAATTCTTGTGGATTATCAAGCTCAATCATGAGCTGTAATCTAGATATCGCACTGTGTCTGAGATGGTGAAAAACGAAGTGCTCAAGACCCGAGAGTTCTCTAAGCGTGGTACTCGTAAACCTTGATAAATGAGTTTTATCAATTAATTCGTCTTTGTTGACCCCAATGCCAAATGCCAGTGCGGAATCCGTGCGATTAATATTGGCAGCCCTAGTATTGTGAAGGACTTGTCTAACAATATTCTTTTCTAGTTCTAGCAACAGTGGGAATAGAGGAACTTTTCTCAGTGCTGCATTGCTTTTATTGTTTCCATATTGATTTTCTCTGATTTCAAGCCATCCTGTAGCAGAGGTTTCAATATCTCTAAGTCTAAGTTTGGTGACCTCTCCAATCCTTAATCCGCAGCGGTAACTAATGATCAATACGGCTTGAATGATTAACTTTTCTTGATTGTCTAAATCAATAATATTGTTTATTGTATTTAGTAACCCTCTAAATAATGTTTCGTCCACAAATCCTGCGCTAGTATGAGACTTTTCCTGTTTACCCATATGAATCGGCTCATTGAGCAATGGGAGATTAAACTCTCTAACTGCAAAGGAATGAAAGTCGTTAAGCCGATCTGACAATAAATCTTTTTGCTTTCGTCTGACGGTATTATTTATAAGTGTTTGGTATAAATCTAAAAGATCTTCATTATCAATATCCTCCAATTGATATTTCTCTGAAAAATACAACCACTTTCGTGACAATGTTGAGTGGTAGGTTCTTATGCTAGATGGCTTACATGTTTTAGACTTCATTATCAGCCAGCGGAGTAGTATCTCTTGTGCTGTTGATAACGTTAATTGTGACTGCAAATCTTCTAAAGATTTCGTTAATTGCCGAGCGCTCAGTTTTTTAACGCCATTTTCCCTAAGTGCAGTCGTTAGGTCGTTGAAAAAACTCTTTGATGGTAACAGTGAACGAGTTTTTTCCTTATCAAATTTTACGTGCGCAAAAGGTGTATGAAAGGTAATAGGGCTATAGTTATGCTTAATGGGCGTAGTTTTTAATCGGGATAAGTTTTGACTTGGCAACGAATATGATTTGTTTGTTCCTGTAGCATACTCCAACATCGCCTGATTAACAGTTACATCTGGTAGACGTTCAATTATTCGTAGTGCAGAAGCACAAAGCCCTTTTAAATTTGAAGCTAAATTTAGCTGTACTTTTGTATCACAACCTTTTATTAATGCAGTTATTCCTTTTGATGTTTCAGGAGCTATCGATGCGCTATTTTCAGGCTGACTTTTTAGGGCTAGCCATTTATTAATAAACCCTAAGGTTAAAGGAGATAGAAAGCAGTTATAAATAGTTAATACCTCTTTGTCTTGGGTAACGTTGCTATTGTAACCAGGAGCATTAATCGTTAACTCTACAAAAGGCATGTTGTTAATGTGTTTTATGTTGAGCTGATCATTCAGTTTTTTACAGAAAGCTGTGATCAGTTTTGGGTCACAACATCCTGAGTGGCAAATTAGAGATAAGACAATAGAACGGCAATTCCTGTTCATATTTTTGCTACTTTTGAGAGTCGACAACTCTTCCATCCAACTGTGATATAGTTTTTGAAATGCAGTTGCTTGGCTCACCCATGACTGAGAACGTATCGATGTGTCTGCTTTTTGTGATATCCAATATGTTGGTGGCTCAATATCACTTTGTTGTTCATCTATTCGCTTGGTTATTAGTGATACACAGTGATTAAAGCCTAATTTAATGTCTCTTGATGAG is a window encoding:
- the ahpF gene encoding alkyl hydroperoxide reductase subunit F, with translation MLDTNLKNQLSTYLSNLRRPIELHVSVDSSATAKQLNEMANEIASLSSLISLKEVSGKRAIEMTVYSPETQSRMIFAGIPTGHEFTSLVLALLHSGGHPIKLDEDIIEQVRQLEGTFEFETFVSLSCQNCPDVIQALNMMSSINPNITNVMIDGAVYQDEVDNRNIMAVPSVFLNGEPFSQGRISLKEILAKLDTNSEAKAAEKINQKDEFDVLVVGGGPAGASAAIYAARKGLKTGIVADKFGGQVSETVGIENFISVKATEGPKLVANLEEHVKDYDVDIMQDQRANKLLTDNGFTLELESGASVQSKTVLLATGARWREMNVPGEQEYRGKGVAYCPHCDGPLFKGKRVAVIGGGNSGIEAAIDLAGIVEHVTVLEFDSKLRADQVLQNKAKSMGNINIITQAQTTEVLGNGTKVAGLNYTDRATGDGHHVELEGVFVQIGLVPNTEWLDSIELTNRGEVIVDNQGQTNIPGVFACGDVTNSAYKQIIIAMGSGATASLGAFDYLIRQVDVDNQAA
- the ahpC gene encoding alkyl hydroperoxide reductase subunit C, with the translated sequence MSQSLINTKLKPFAATAFHNGEFVELTEQDLLGKWSVVFFYPADFTFVCPTELGDMADHYAKLQDMGVEVFAVSTDKHFTHKAWHDTSDTINKIKFPMIGDPTGAISRNFGVLVEEDGVALRGTFVANPEGEIKIAEIHDLGIGRSAQELLRKIQAAQYVATHDGEVCPAAWTPGEETLAPSLDLVGKI
- a CDS encoding tyrosine-type recombinase/integrase, giving the protein MSNNIGVKQREHNRNRHKKRIKSLAEQILNRFFPLASMLPEKDIFHINWNELIKELSHSFRSSRDIKLGFNHCVSLITKRIDEQQSDIEPPTYWISQKADTSIRSQSWVSQATAFQKLYHSWMEELSTLKSSKNMNRNCRSIVLSLICHSGCCDPKLITAFCKKLNDQLNIKHINNMPFVELTINAPGYNSNVTQDKEVLTIYNCFLSPLTLGFINKWLALKSQPENSASIAPETSKGITALIKGCDTKVQLNLASNLKGLCASALRIIERLPDVTVNQAMLEYATGTNKSYSLPSQNLSRLKTTPIKHNYSPITFHTPFAHVKFDKEKTRSLLPSKSFFNDLTTALRENGVKKLSARQLTKSLEDLQSQLTLSTAQEILLRWLIMKSKTCKPSSIRTYHSTLSRKWLYFSEKYQLEDIDNEDLLDLYQTLINNTVRRKQKDLLSDRLNDFHSFAVREFNLPLLNEPIHMGKQEKSHTSAGFVDETLFRGLLNTINNIIDLDNQEKLIIQAVLIISYRCGLRIGEVTKLRLRDIETSATGWLEIRENQYGNNKSNAALRKVPLFPLLLELEKNIVRQVLHNTRAANINRTDSALAFGIGVNKDELIDKTHLSRFTSTTLRELSGLEHFVFHHLRHSAISRLQLMIELDNPQELLPEAVPYSKTEIDRIIHLIIGGTIRNQYYAIAAFNGHGSPEVCFSHYFHFCDIILGHQLSKMKLTATQKQIKLMGLGSRRGIRQLLLSQSDNQTVSIKLFLPYLIQRLKIQDITQTSALPHNHSSGEIKLNNTKQKTVSISTCYAVLQHIHHGIEPTEVCHKFQIEQETVQKWYANAMALRQLMTKYKKPRLRFVEGSFLPAKPTEKNESKWLSKLISKSRVQFSEDRENIIQAIKYCLDNTSSSRSGVYFNSPEDLSQFISAFSFAIPKSKWRIVTLLLEHSPQKKQWSSAFSGIDTVVGKIASPKGRKGRGAVRLELKHSNEKHMIKKHQQKYSSSALLYFIHMVSIMMWNAPIQENSFIKGENK